Part of the Strix uralensis isolate ZFMK-TIS-50842 chromosome 32, bStrUra1, whole genome shotgun sequence genome is shown below.
GCCCGGGAACGCGGCCGGGGGAGGTGGGTGGTGAGCGGCAGCCGTGGGGCTGAGACCCCCAGcctgcgggggggagggggggaggcccAGCACGGTGTCACCCACCATCCCACCAGCGCTCCTCGCCAGCTCCGCTCCTGCCCCACGCAGGGTGGTGGGAGGTGTCTCCAGACCCTTTTAggttgcttctttttttttttcttttttttcctttttctcctcctttctaaACCACTGGGTGAGTTTTGGGCTGGGGGTTGACAGGGGACACTCAGGATTCCCCTTGTGCTTTCCCCatgccgtgcctcagtttccccactgggGAAACCCTTCCCCAACCACCAAGTTCTGTGTCCAGCTTCACCCTGGCCCCTGTGTAAACCTCCGTGGCTGGGCCAGGGCTTGGGGGTCTGCAGGGCGTCTGTGGGGCTTTTCCCCCTCCGTGGTGGCCCGGTCCTAAGCCTAGTTCTACCAGGGACAACCCCAAAGCAGGTAAATGGGGTCAGGAGCCTCCGCGGGGACGCGGTGGGGCAGGGCATGAGGGCAGGATCTGGCTCtttgctgcagccccccccccgactgctgccagcccccacccATGCCCCCCCTGTCCTGGGCCTGGGGGGCCCGATCCTGCTCAGATACCCCGCCATCCCCCTCACCCTCCCCGTGGCTCTCTGGAAGGGTGAAGGCGGGGAGCTTTGCCAGTCACATCCCTGGAAAAAGCCGCTGAGCTGAGCCGAGAGTCGAGCCAGGGcagctgtcccagctcctgcagccccctcccccagtGGCCCCTGTCCCATCTCTGCAGGCCATGGGCTGTGGCCCAGCGCCCTGACACCTCTAGCCCCGAGTGCCTCAGCCCCACCATGCTGACGATAAAGCTGCCGCAGATCTTCAGGGTCCATCAGGTGCCGCGGGTACGTGTGGCTGGGTGATGGTGGGGCTCTGCCCTCAGGTTTTCCTCTCCCCGAGTTCCCTCATCCAAGGTGGAAAATCACCTGGGGGTCCCCACCCAACCTTGCTCCAGCTGGTGAGACGCTCCCAGCGcaccctgcctcagtttccccacccacCACGAGGCCAGAGCAGCTCTCTGGGGCTGCCCCACTCCCCCCCCGTGTGTCTCCTGACCAGCCCCGCTGTCCCCACAGATCTTCTGGGAGGATGGGATCATGTCAGGGTACCGGCACCCCAAAAGCTCAGCCCTTGACTGCGTCCTCAGCTCCTTCCAGATCAACATCTGGACACACTTCCTACCGAcctggtggggatggggacaaggacagagaCGAGGACGTGACTAGAGTGGCGATGGGTGTGGGGATATGGGATAGTGacagggacagagatggggagggggacagggacaaggaaaGAATGGAGATGGGAATGGGGACcggttttgggcacctcaatccgagagagatctcgaggggctggagcgagggcagaggagggcaacgagctggggaaggggctggagaataaatcctgtgaggagcgatggaaggagctgggatgttcagtgtgaggaggagaaggggaggggagacctcatcactctctgcagctccctgaaaggacgttgtggagaggttggtgctggtctctgctcccagggaattagtgacagaacgagagggaacggcttgaaactgcaacaggggagggtcaggctggacaggagggaaaaatgtttcccagaaagagtggtcagagagtggaataggctgcccagggagggggtggagtccccacccctgggggtgtttaagggccgtttggatgagctgtggggggatgtggggtaggggagagctttgtagagtcgggctgagggttggactcgctgatcccgaggggcttttccaacctgagtgattctgtgggACAGAGACAGGAGTGGGGATGGGGGCAGGGACGGGGCCAGGCGTGACGATgaggaggggctggaggtgggagtagggacagggatggggacagagacGGGGAATAGGGACGGGGATGGAGCTCACCCCTGTGCCCGCAGGTATTTCGTGTGGCGCTTCCTGGTGCTCTCATCCTCCCTGGACTTCTGCCGGGAGCCCCACCACTGGCCCCTGCTCATCTACCTGCTGCTCGTCTGCCTCTACCCCTTCGCCTCCAGCTGCGCCCACACCTTCAGCTCCATGTCGGCGCGCGCCCGCCACATCTGCTACTTCTGTGACTACGGAGCCCTCAGCCTCTACAGCCTGGGTGAGCCGCTGCAGGGGGCCCGgcgcagggatggggacagggaccggGAGCCACTGGCCCCCTCGTTTTTTCTTGCAGGCTGTGCGTTTGCCTACGGTGCCTACGCAATGCCCGACCACTGGGTCAGCGGCGTTTTGCACCGTTACTTTGTCCCCGTGGCTGCTTTTAACTCCTTTGTCTGCACCGGCCTCTCCTGCTACTCCCGGTATGTTTTGCGGAAAAAGCACCAGAAAAGCACCAGTCCTGCAGCTGGGTGGAAACTGGGGCTGGATGTTTCCTCCTTCTCAGCTTTGGGGTCTCTGGGGTGGGTCCCCTTGTGCAGGCAGCGGGTGTGGCCCAAAGCTTGCAGGGTCCTCGCTGCAGGGGCTGACAGGAGTCTATGTCCCCCCTCCCCAATTCCCCCTCCCCAattcccctcccttttcccccttcACAGCTTCCCTGAGCTGGAGCATCCCCGGCTGAGCAAGGTGCTGCGCACGGCGGCTTTCGTGTACCCCTTCCTCTACGACAACATCCCGCTCTTCTACCGGGTGAGTCGGGGTGTCCCGGGGCAGGCTGCTACCACCACGGGGGTCCCGGGGTGCTTccaggggtggggggtgtgtgtgtgcgtccCCACCATTGCTcaccctcctccccacagctcctCTTCTGCTTCTGGAGTAGCTGCGCCTGGAACGAGGCCGTGGCCGGGTACTGCTACCACCTCCTCTTTGCGCTGCTCACCGGCTTCCTCTTCGCATCCCACCTGCCCGAGCGCCTCGCGCCCGGCCGCTTCGACTACATCGGtgagcagcagcccccagtgcctcccagtgcctcccagtgcctcccagtgcctcccagtgcctcccagtgccacAGCACCTGCCCCCAAAGCAACCCCTTGCAGTGGGAGCTGGGCAAGGAatcccagcacccaggggtgctgttGGGCCTCTCACCCCGACAGGACACAGCCACCAGCTCTTCCACATCTGCGCCGTGCTGGGCACCCACTTCCAGCTGGAAGCCGTCCTCAGCGACGTGTGCTCGCGCCGGGCCTGGCTGCGGGGCCGCCTGCCCGCCCCCGGGCTCCCCGGCACCTTCGGCACCGCCGGACTGGCCCTTTTGGGCAACGCCGCCATCATCGGCGCCTTCACCGCCGCCTTGCCGCGGGCCCCTGGCAGCTCCGCCGGCCCCGCAAGCGTCCTCACGGAGGCTGGGTGCCGCAGGGAGCCGTGACACTGCGGGGTGagtggctgggctgggggcacccAGCTGTCCTGGCACCCCCAGAGctcctcccctggctccaagtgtGGGGAGAAGAGGGTGAGGGGCTCAGATGCCTCAGTCCTGCTGTTGGGTGTCTTGGGGTGTTATAAGAGGAGGTGCCCCCCCCTCCTCAGTCCCTCAGCCAGCGAAGCTGCACCCCCCCCATTCTCCCTcttcgtgcctcagtttccccacttttaaaatacagctaaTCACACTCATCACTGCAGGGAGGGCACTGACCCATGTAGCAGCCCCCCATGGAGGCGCCCAACCAAGGCCtgggacccccaaatccctgACCCAAGCAGGTCCAACACAGTTACCCTGGGGACccgtgtgtgtctgtctgtctgtctgtgcgtGATAGTCACAGCCCAGCAGGGCTGAGGTGCAGTATTGGTGGCCCCACTGTGGCGTTCGTGGCCCCAGTGCAGCGGCGGGGCCattgctgggtgctggggggcagctgaGGGCTCTGGGCCCCGGGGCTGGAGGCAGAGAGAAGGGTTGAGTTTCAGTGAGGGCAAATGCCGGGctctgcccttgggccacaacaacccccagcagggctacaggcctggggaggagtggctggagagctgccagtcagagagggacctgggggggattggtaatgagccagcagtgtgcccagggggccaagaaggccaatggcatcctggcttgtaccagcactggcgtggccagcagggacagggaagggatgtgacccctgggctcggcactggggaggccgcccctcgatgagtgggttcagttttgggcccctcactccaaaaaggccattgaatgactcgagcgtgtccagagaagggcaacggagctggtgcagggtctggagcacaggtctgatggggagcggctgagggacctgggggggtttagtgtggagaagaggaggctgaggggagacctcctggccctctgcaactccctgaaaggagggtgcagagaggggggaggagtctcttgagccaaggacccagcggcaggccaagagggaatggcctcaagctgcgccagggcagggtcagactggctcttaggaaggatttctttgcagaaggggctgttgggcgttggaatgggctgcccagggcagggggggagtccccatccctggaggggttgaagagtcgggttgagccagcgctgagggatctggtggagttgggaacggtcagggtgaggttcatggttgggctggaggagcttcaagggcttttccaacccagatgattctgggatttggGCTcaggtgggggtgcagggggctggcaggggccaTGCGGGGGGTGAGCCAGGCAGGTCCTGCACTGTAGCCTCTCCAGGAGCTGCGGCCGGGGCTGTGCTGGAGATCAATTTGGGGCAGGGGCGATTCATCACCCTGGGTGGGGTCCCCGCAGCAGCATTGCAGGTGGTttgggtgggggagaggagagacagagcccagcagcccccagcacgaggcacacgcgtgtgcgtggTGGGTGTGCAAGGGAGGGCCGGGGTCCCGTGGCCATGGTCTCGAGCTCCTCACAcctccccctgcagccccagccttgATGAAATGGTGGTTTGCTACGGGAACCCGGCtgctgggagggcgcagggctcCGGGGGGGGCACATGGAGCAGCCCCGCAATAACCCCGCGCTTGGGACAAGCATCTTCTTTAAATTAAACTGGAATAATGGTGGTGCAAGCGCTGGGCTCATCATTGCCCGGGCTGGGCGCTGGACACCtttgggtgctgggagagggaggTCCTGGGCCTCGGGGGTGTGATGTGGGGTACACCCGCtgcgctcccccccccctccccgtgccctcAGCCCAGGAACGAGCTGACTCCACCAtctgtgcatttatttctttccacGGTTAACAGAAAGGGGTGTAAAAGGGGGGCTGTAGGGTGGGGGTTGGCGCCCCTGTGGGGCCGCAGCacggctgggggggccggggggggtcaGACGGGGCCGTAGAAGCGCCGATAAGCCTCCTGGAAGCCGATGTGGTCGGCCAGCTCATCGCAGGCGGGGTTGAACTCGCACACCTCGCGCTTGGCCTCCAGCGGGTCCCGCACGACCCCGTAGACGCTGCTGGGGACAGATGAGGGATGAGGAGGGTGGTGGAggagccccgggggcggggggtcCAGGATTTCAGCTGGGTGGGGAACGTGTGGCCCCGTCGGTGTCacccggggggggacacaggctCCCCTGCGCAAGGGGGCCAAGCGCTACCTGTCATAGACGTAATTCCTCTTGTGTCTCCGCGCCAGCTCGGCGCTGGCACGTTTGGAGACGAAGGCTGTGGGGACACAGCGAGGAGGGGGGCGGTCAGGGGGGGCTgggccccccccatccctgtccccggggCAGCAGGGACGAATCCCCCCGCGGACACTCACCTTCAGAGCTGGGCGAGTCGTCGGCGCTGACGGAGCGGTCGGCAGCTGAGGGACGAGCGGGTGACTCGGGAAGACCCCACGCAGGCTCTGCCCTCACCCCGCTCCTCCTTTTGCGGGGGGGGTctcacccccaccctgctcctcaACCCTGTGCTGTCCCCCCtcacccagccccccccacctGGCCGAGGGAGCCCTGATCTCTGTCCCCCCGCTCCAGCCCCACACCCTCCCCTCACCGAGGCTCCACAAATCTCCCTCCAAGCCCCTCCGCTCCCTCCAGCTCCTGGGGGGAccctccccaccgccccccccccctaCCTCTGCGGCAGAGGCCGAGGGTCAGCAGGGCCAGGAGGGTCAGCAGGACCAGGGGCTTCATGGTGCTGCTCCGCATGTGCTCGGGGCTCCCCGGGCGCCTTTTATCGGGCGCTGCGCGAGGAGGGGCCCGCGGCCCCGCCAGGGCTATTTCCAGCACATCCGCCGCGGCCGGGAGCCGCCAGCGCAGGCGGCAATTGTGGTTTTGGGGTGAACCCGGTTCCCCCCGTGACCGGCCAGAGCCCACAGGGAGGGAAACGCGGCCCCGGGCCAGTGTTTGGGCCCAGCCCTGCCGGCCTGGCAGCACCCCAGTCCCTAACTGGGGCTGGACCCTAACCCGAATGACCCTAACGCTAAGCTCCCAGTCCCTAActgggctgggagatgggggGCACTGGTGGGACTCCCCACTGCCCTCCCCAGTCGTTGACTGGTCTGTCCCAGTTCCCACCGCTGGATCCCAGCAGGGTTGCTGCCACGCTGGGAGAGTTTCCTGCCAAAACCTGTGGGGATTTCCTCTCCACACAGGGCCAACGGGCACTCACTCGGTGGCCAATTTTTGCCTCGGGGACCAGCGCGTCCTCCCTGTGGCATCGCAGCCCCCGGCCAGGGCTGGCGGCCGTGACCGCGAGAGGCCGCGCAGGCGCCCTTGTCCTTGCCCTCCACACGCTCTCCCGTGCCACATCCCACCCGGGCAGCGCCGGTTCCCAGAAACGAGGCCTCGGAAAGATCCAGCACCTCTTAAAACCCCCAAACAGGGGTTTGTAAGAGCAACAAGCGTTTTGCTGGTGTGGTTCAGGCACCGAAGCGGAGCAGAATCTCTGGTTCATCCCTGTTCACCTCCTGCTCTCCACAAGACCCCAGCAGTGCTCAGGGGGCTCCCCGCCTCCCCAGTTTGCTCCCATTTAACTCCAGAAAGGCTCCGAGCAGCGGGAGCTCCCAGGGCCGCCTGGGGTGACATTCCTCTTTGGGATCCTGACCGCTTTCCCGACTTTCAGATCCTCTAAATCCCAGCCCTGTCTTGAAAAGCGGAACCGGAGGCTTTGGGgcggaggaggagagaaatgcccAAGCCAGAGCCTTTGTCAAACAAACCCATAAATACAGAGTACGCGGGCCAAGCGCACACAGCGGGAGCCAAGACCGGGGGAACAACAGCTCCAATTTATTTAGATTATAATGCAGCGAGGGAAGGCTTGTTTACGACAGAAGGAAAATATGCCTAAGTCAGTCAATCGCAGGCTCTGGCTGCCTGTAATTGAAAACAGAGGTCTGTGCGTGGTGGAAACGGCCACCGTTGTTCTCAGAATTTGTTTTCCCCACCCCATGGGGCACAGCCTCTCGCAGGTGAGCAGAGAacccgctgccctgggcagatGCGGTGTGGGAACACTCACAATCCTCCTCAGGCTCGGGAGGACGCTCCTCGTGACCCGCCCAGCCCAGAGGAACGACCTTTccttcattttgaagaaaatccTCACTCACAGGGATTCCCCAACGCGTTTCCCCGGCTCGTGAAGCCCCGCCGAGGCCGTAAAGAGCAGCTCCAGAGGGGTGAAACCGAGCCCAAAAGTTTGGTTCTAGGAGTCAACGTGGAGGTTTCACAGGAAAATATTCAACCCCTTTGCCACGAGGCCACACCGGCGAGGCAGGGCGCGTCCCCGGCTCCCTCACGCCGCGGTCCCCGGAGAACCGCCCTCGCTGCTGGGAGGGGGCAGGTTGGaaaataactaggaaaaaaaaaaagaataaacagcaaCGAGGAACTTGACGCGATAAAGCAGCTGCTGACACGGCTGTTCTGAGGGGCCACGGGCAGATAAATTGTTTAAAATCACAGATATTGAAAATGAATGTGGCAAAAAGTCCGACTgtggcagctccagctgcacAAAGTGCCACGGCAGCATCTACCCGCCCGCGGGCTCCGTGTGCTGCAGCTCCCCGGCCCCTCACTCCTGCGCAGGAGGCACCGATCTTTCTCTAACGCACGTCTAAGATACCATCAAGGCCACAAATTTGGCTTTAGTAAGCCAGAATCAGGCCCGTTCCCGCGCTAAAGCAGCGCGCTGGCTGTCAGATCTGAAGGATT
Proteins encoded:
- the PAQR6 gene encoding membrane progestin receptor delta isoform X1, which produces MLTIKLPQIFRVHQVPRIFWEDGIMSGYRHPKSSALDCVLSSFQINIWTHFLPTWYFVWRFLVLSSSLDFCREPHHWPLLIYLLLVCLYPFASSCAHTFSSMSARARHICYFCDYGALSLYSLGEPLQGARRRDGDRDREPLAPSFFLAGCAFAYGAYAMPDHWVSGVLHRYFVPVAAFNSFVCTGLSCYSRFPELEHPRLSKVLRTAAFVYPFLYDNIPLFYRLLFCFWSSCAWNEAVAGYCYHLLFALLTGFLFASHLPERLAPGRFDYIGHSHQLFHICAVLGTHFQLEAVLSDVCSRRAWLRGRLPAPGLPGTFGTAGLALLGNAAIIGAFTAALPRAPGSSAGPASVLTEAGCRREP
- the PAQR6 gene encoding membrane progestin receptor delta isoform X3, yielding MLTIKLPQIFRVHQVPRIFWEDGIMSGYRHPKSSALDCVLSSFQINIWTHFLPTWYFVWRFLVLSSSLDFCREPHHWPLLIYLLLVCLYPFASSCAHTFSSMSARARHICYFCDYGALSLYSLGCAFAYGAYAMPDHWVSGVLHRYFVPVAAFNSFVCTGLSCYSRFPELEHPRLSKVLRTAAFVYPFLYDNIPLFYRLLFCFWSSCAWNEAVAGYCYHLLFALLTGFLFASHLPERLAPGRFDYIGHSHQLFHICAVLGTHFQLEAVLSDVCSRRAWLRGRLPAPGLPGTFGTAGLALLGNAAIIGAFTAALPRAPGSSAGPASVLTEAGCRREP
- the PAQR6 gene encoding membrane progestin receptor delta isoform X2 → MSGYRHPKSSALDCVLSSFQINIWTHFLPTWYFVWRFLVLSSSLDFCREPHHWPLLIYLLLVCLYPFASSCAHTFSSMSARARHICYFCDYGALSLYSLGEPLQGARRRDGDRDREPLAPSFFLAGCAFAYGAYAMPDHWVSGVLHRYFVPVAAFNSFVCTGLSCYSRFPELEHPRLSKVLRTAAFVYPFLYDNIPLFYRLLFCFWSSCAWNEAVAGYCYHLLFALLTGFLFASHLPERLAPGRFDYIGHSHQLFHICAVLGTHFQLEAVLSDVCSRRAWLRGRLPAPGLPGTFGTAGLALLGNAAIIGAFTAALPRAPGSSAGPASVLTEAGCRREP
- the PAQR6 gene encoding membrane progestin receptor delta isoform X4, with the translated sequence MSARARHICYFCDYGALSLYSLGEPLQGARRRDGDRDREPLAPSFFLAGCAFAYGAYAMPDHWVSGVLHRYFVPVAAFNSFVCTGLSCYSRFPELEHPRLSKVLRTAAFVYPFLYDNIPLFYRLLFCFWSSCAWNEAVAGYCYHLLFALLTGFLFASHLPERLAPGRFDYIGHSHQLFHICAVLGTHFQLEAVLSDVCSRRAWLRGRLPAPGLPGTFGTAGLALLGNAAIIGAFTAALPRAPGSSAGPASVLTEAGCRREP
- the BGLAP gene encoding osteocalcin isoform X2 — encoded protein: MRSSTMKPLVLLTLLALLTLGLCRRAADRSVSADDSPSSEAFVSKRASAELARRHKRNYVYDSVYGVVRDPLEAKREVCEFNPACDELADHIGFQEAYRRFYGPV
- the BGLAP gene encoding osteocalcin isoform X1 gives rise to the protein MRSSTMKPLVLLTLLALLTLGLCRRAADRSVSADDSPSSEAFVSKRASAELARRHKRNYVYDSSVYGVVRDPLEAKREVCEFNPACDELADHIGFQEAYRRFYGPV